In the Candidatus Deferrimicrobium sp. genome, CGCCGCCACTATCCTTCGGGAGACGGTTCCGCTCATGCAGGGAGGAACTTCCGGCATACCGCCCGCCAGACAGCGGAGGCGATCGCGTCCTTGGCCGCCATGGCGAGGTCGAGCGCCGTCCCGTCGGAGAAGTAGACGCGGACTTCATTGCTGTCGGACTCGAACCCGATATCGGACCGGGAGACGTCGTTCGCCACGATCGCGTCGAGATTCTTCCGATGCAGCTTGTCGACCGCGTTGCCCGCGAGGTCGTTCGTCTCCGCCGCGAACCCGATAAGCACACGGTTTTTCCCGGACCGCCCGAGGGAGGCGAGTATGTCCTCCGTGGGGACAAGGGAAATCCTCCCGTCGAACGTCTCCTTCTTTATCTTTTGCGGCGCCGCGGACTCCGGGCGGAAGTCGGCCACCGCCGCCGCCATCACCACCGCGTCCGCCGTTTCCGCCGCATCCGCGACCGCCCCCATCATCTCCTTCGCGGAACGCACCCGGACCGTCCGCATGAACGGGGGATCCGGCAACCGGGTCGGTCCCGCGACGAGGGTCACGTCCGCGCCGAACCGCCGGGCGGCGACCGCCATGGCGAATCCCATCTTGCCGCTGGACCGGTTCGTGAGGAACCGGACCGGGTCGATATCCTCCGCCGTGGGCCCCGCCCCCACCACGACCCTCGTCCCGGCGAGGATCTTCTCCGCCAGGAGGATCCGGGCCATCTCGACGATCTTTTCCGTATCGGCCAGCCGCCCCGGGCCCACCGTGCCGCAGGCAAGCTCCCCCTCGTCGGGTTCCACGAAGGTGAACCCTCGTTCCCGGAGGACCTCCACGTTTTCCCTCACCGCAGGAGAGGCGTACATCTGGCTGTTCATCGCCGGCGCGAGGAGCACCGGCGCGGCGGTGGCCATCACCACGGTCGAGAGCATGTCGTCCGCGATGCCGGCCCGGATCTTCCCGAGGATGTTCGCGGTGGCCGGTGCGATCATCAGGAGGTTCGCCCGCTGCGCGAGGGAGATGTGCCCGATCTCGGACTCGGTGATGAGGTCGAACAGGTCGGTATAGACCGGGTTCCTCGAAAGAGTCTGAAGGGAAAGCGGGGTGATGAACCGCGCCCCGGAGGCGGTGAGGATCACGCGGATTCCCGCGCCCTCCTTGCGCAGCGCGCGGACGATCTCGCACCCCTTGTACGCCGCGATCCCCCCGGTGATCCCGAGGACGATCTCCTTGCCAGAGAGCGTGGTCATCCGCCTGCGTCCTCCCCCCTGAAGAATGGGTTCCCGCGCATTTCATCGCCCACCGTCGTTGCCGGGCCGTGCCCCGGAAAAAGAATGGTCTCCCCGGGCAACGTGAAGATCTTCTCCCGCACCGCGCGCAGCAGCTCGTCGAGGGAGCCGCCGGGAAGGTCCGTCCGGCCGATGGACCCTTCGAAGATGAGATCGCCCACGAAGGCGAGGTTCCCGCAAAGGTACGTCACGTGCCCCGGCGTGTGCCCCGGCGTGTGGAGAACGCGGAAGGCGGCATCCCCCAGGGAAACGGTATCGCCCTCCCGGACCAGCACATCGGGGGGCGGAGGGGCGGGGACGTGCAGCCCGAACATCGCACCTTGCCGACCCGCCGTCCGCATCTGTTCCACGTCGTCCGGATGAATGTGGACGCTCGCTCCCGTTCGTTCCTTAAGGGCCGCGACCGCCCCCACGTGATCGAAGTGCCCGTGAGTGAGAAGGATCTTGTCCAGGGTCCACCCCCGCCCGGCCAGCTGCCCCAGGATCTCGTCGGCCTCGTCGCCGGGGTCGATCACCACCGCCGTTCCGCTTGCCACGTGCCCCACGATGTAGGTGTTCTCCGCCAGCGGGCCGACCTCCATCGCCAGCACCCGGAGCGGACGGGCGTCCGTCACAGATTCTTACCCCAGGACGCGAACAGGTCCGTGTACTCCGATGCGAGCCGCTCCGCCGTGCGGGCGTCCCCGGACTCGACCACCAGGTGGAAGTACGCCTCGTCCTGGCTCGGGTAGACGAGAGCCCAGTCCTCCCCCTCGAACACCTTCACCCCGTCGATGAACTGGGCCGGCTTTCCCTTGGCGTGCCCGGTCAGCATCCGCATGAGGGACCCCTTGTTCTCCCAGGCGCAGGGGATCTTCCGTTGCATCAGGACGGTCGGCGGGATATCGCGGAGGAGGTCGGACAGCCCCCTCCCCTCGGCCGCCAGAAGTTCCATGATCTTCACGATGGCGAACATGCCGTCGAAGGCCGGCTGGAAGCGGGGGAAGACGAAACCGCCCGCACCGTCTCCGGCGAACGCGACCCCCTCCGTCGCCGCCGTTTCCATCAGCGAACGCGGCAACGTCCGTGTCCGGACCACGTCCATCCCGAATCGAGCCGCGATCTTCTCCACGTTCCGCGAGGCGGTGACCGGGACCCCCACCAGCCCCTGGCCCGCCTGGCGGCAGGCGAGAAGGCAGACCACCTGCAGCGCCGTCGCGTCGGAAAGGATGTCCCCCTTCTCGTCGATCAGGAAGATCTTCTCCCCGCCGGTGTCGAGCATTGCGCCAAGGTCGGCGGACAGGGAGCGCGAGATCGCCGAAAGGTGGCCCATCCCCTTGTCGAACTCCTCCTGCGACCGGGTGATGCGGGACGGATCCAGGATGGCGTTCAGCGCCACCGTCTCCACCCCGAGCTGTCCGAGGATCCGCGGGAAGATGACGGCGGCGGAGCCGTAGGAGTAGTCGAGCACGATGTTGTAGTTCCGCTCCTTGATCGCCCGCGCGTCGACGGATTTCGTGAACCCGTCGATGTAGAGGTCGAACCCGCCCACCGGGAAGGTGATCCCCCCCGTCTCCTCGATGTCGGCCCGGACGAAGTCCTCCCGGAAAAACATGTTTTCTATGCTCTTCTCCAACCCCATCGGCAGGTCGAGGCCGGAATCGTCGAAGAACTTGAGGTCGAGGAAGGACGCGTTGAACGGGCTTTTCCGGGTGTGGACGCCGCCCCGCTCCTCCCCATGAGAGCGCGAAAGGAAACGCACCACGGGAAGGGGCGTGACTCCGTAGTCGTGCACGTCGACTCCGACCGAGAGCATCCCCGTCATGATCGAGCGGTTGATCATCCGCGACGCCTTGTGGCTGTCCCGGCTGGTGGAGAGGACCACCTTTCTTCCGAAAGTGGCGGCGTAAGCGGCCCCGACCTTCGCCGCGAACTCGGGGGAGATCTCGATGTTTGCGAGACCGACGATCCCGTAGGCGCCGAAAAGGGAGCGCGCCCACTTCTCCCCCCAGATGAGGGAGGACGACAGGACCGCCCCGTCCTCGACCACCTTGTGGGGCCACACCTTTACGTTCGGCTTGACCACGGCCTCGGTTCCGATGACGCAATGGTCGCTGATCACCGCCCGCTCCGCGAGAAAGGCGCCGCGCCCCACCACGACGTCCGATCCGACGATGTTCTCGAAGATCCGGGCCCCCTTCCCCACCGACACGCGCTCCCACATCACGGAGGACTGGAGGACCGCTCCGTCCTCGATGACGCAACCGTCCCCGACCACGACGTTGCTCATCGTCACCCCGGATCCGACGACGCACTTCTTCCCCAGGAGGACGTTGGATAGCTCCGCGGTGTAGTCGACCTTCGAACCCTCCCCGATCCAGACGCTCCGCTCCCCCGCCTTCTCCCCCTCGAACGCGATCTTCACCTTTCCCGCCAGGAGGTCGAGATGGACGTTCAGATACTCGTCGAGATTCCCGACGTCCTTCCAGTACCCTTCCGCGACGTAGCCGAGCAGACGGTCGCCCCGGGCCAGCATGGCGGGAAAGAGGTTCTTGCTGAAGTCCCAGTTCTTTTTCGGAGGGATGAGGTCGAGCACTTCGGGCTCGACGATATAGATCCCCGTGTTGATCGTGTCGGAGAACACCTCCCCCCACGTCGGCTTCTCGAGGAAGCGGACGATCCGGCCGTCCTCCTCGGTGATCACGATTCCGTATTGCAGGGGGTTGGGGACGCGCGTCAGGACGATGGTGAGCGCCGCCCCGCGCTCCTTGTGGAAGTCGATGGCCTTCGACAGGTCGAAGTCGGTGATGATGTCCGCGCTGATCACCATGAAGGTCCCGGAGAGCCGTTTCTCCGCGTTCTTCACCGCCCCCGCGGTGCCGTAATCCGCCTCGGCGTTCACGTAGTTCATCCGGACCCGCCAGGGAGTCCCGTCCCCGAAGAAAGAGCTGATCTTCTCCGGATAGAAGTGGAGCAGCACTTCCAGGTCGTCGATTCCCTCGGCGGCCAGCAGCCGGACGACGTGTTCCATCATCGGCCGGTTCGCCACGTGCGCCATCGGCTTGGGAAGCTTCTCCGTCAACGGGCGAAGCCTCGTTCCGAACCCTCCCGCCATCACGACCGCCTTCATGTCGATGCCTCCTCGGAGGAACTGCGCCCGCTACAGGATGCGGACAAGACGCGACACCCCGAAATACCCGAAGGTGAGGGCGAAGAAGACGAGGAACACGGCGCAGGCGCCGACAACGCCGCGGTAAATCCGGTCGGTAAACCATCCGCGCCCCGCCGAAACCGCACCCCCGACGAAGAGGTACCATGCCGCGTCGGACAGGATGTGCCCGATGAAGAAGGCGAGGACGCCCCGCCATCCCTGCCCGCGCGAAAGCATCAAGTACCCGAGGCCGATCGTCGCCCACCAGAGCGACCAGTACGGGTTCGAGGCGGAGGTGACGATCCCGTCGATTACGGGACGCACCCCTCCCGATCCCTTCCCGTCGTTCGGCCGCTCCAGGGAACCGCCCGCGGCGGGATCGAAACGGAGCGTCCGTACCTCCATTGCCATCCCCGCCGCCATCCGGAGGAGCATCGCGGAACCGAGCAGGGCGATCGCGATGATCGCCGCGTCCCCCCGGATCCACTCCATCAGCCCGAACAGGAGAAGGCACACGAGCGCCGCCTCGAGGATCGCGTGCCCGAGGACGAGCAGCGGCGCGGCGGAAAATCCGCGGACCGAAGCGTGCCGAATGGTGACCGCAAGGAGGGGGCCCGGCATCATCGCCCCCGAGAGGCCGATGATGAAGGAAGAGACGAAGATCGCCGCGGGATGCCCGAAATCCATAGTAAAATTTATAACACAAATCGTCGCCCGGGATGGGTCCGGGAGGTTGGAGGAATCTCGCTTGGAAGGCCGCAATCCCCTCCCCACCGCCGACGTCGTCATCGAGGTGGGCGACCGCGTCGTCCTGGTCCGTCGGAAGTATCCCCCCCCGGGGTGGGCGATCCCCGGCGGGTTCGTCGAGGTCGGTGAAACCGTCGAATCCACGGCCGTCCGGGAGGCGCTGGAGGAGACGGGCCTGCGCGTAACCCTCACCGCCCTGCTGGGCGTTTACTCCGACCCGACACGCGACCCGCGCCACCACACGATCTCGACGGTCTACGTCGGGCGGGCCGAAGGCGCCCCCGAGGGCGGCGACGATGCCGCCGAGGCGCGACTCTTTGGCGAGGGCGACCTCCCCTCCCCCCTCGCCTTCGACCACGCGAAGATCCTGGCGGACTACTTTCGATACAAGAAAACCGGCCGCCGCCCTCTCTGAGCGCCCACCCGGACCAGCGCATGGTGATCTCCCCTCCATGTCGACCGGGACGGCAACCATCGGGCAAAAAAAATAAATTCCCTTTTCATACATTATGATTAGGATGGACAGGACTTAAAGAGGAGCCGCACCTTCATGGAAAAACCCGCTGCCGGCATGCCAATTGATGGCGGCCATGGCGAAAACATCCTTCTGATCCGGCTGAAATCCCTCGGCGATATCCTGTTCGTTCTTCCGGCATTGAATCTGATGCGCGACAATTTCCCGCATGCCCGGATCACGTTTCTGGTTTCCAGTGAATATGTGCCGTTGTTGCGGGGCTTTTCGGCGATCGATTCGGTGATCCCCATCGACCGCGCGATTTACCGCCGGAAAAAAATCCGAGCTATCTGGTCGACCACCCTGGAGTTGGTGCGCCGCTTGCGCCGTGAAAAAATCACGCTGGTCGTGGACTTCCAGGGGTACGGAGAAACCGCGTGGCTGACCTGGCTTACCGGCGCACGGCGCCGATGGGGATACGTGTACCGCCCCGGAAGCGCCTGGGCGTACACGCGCGGCGTGGAGTTCCCGGAAAAGCTTCATCCCGTACACCGGAATCTTTCGCTGGCGACCCGCTGCGGCGTATCGCCGAAACCGATTCGCAACGAGTTTCTGCTCACGGAAGCAGAACTCCGTCCGGCCCGGTGGTTTTTCCAGGAACACGGCCTGGATCCCGCGCGGCCCACATTGTTTATCCAGCCATTCACCAGCACTCTGGAGAAGAACTGGCCGCTGGAGAAATTCCTCTCGCTGGCCGGGCATTGGCGGCAACGAGAAGCGCAGGTGATCTTCGGCGGCGGGCCGATGGAACGCGAGTCGCTGCGCCCCGTGCGGGAGGCGGGGTTCCCGGTGGCCGCCGGCGCCCCACTGCTGGCCATGGCAGGGTTGATGAAGCTTTGCACGCTGGTGATCGGCGGCGACACGGGATTGATCCACTTGGCGGTGGCGATGGGGAAGCGGGTCTACATGCTCACCCATAGCGACGACCATGTGTTCCCTTACGGGCATCCGGAATGGGTGGTGGAAGCCTCGCCGGAAGCGGGTGTGGCCGACATCGAAGTGTCGCGGGTCGTCGAGGCCAGCGAGGCGGTTCTACGGGAACATCTTGCCGGCGCACGGGCATTCGCGGTGTCCGGTTGTCCCGGGGCAATGTTATAGGTGATCGGGAAGGAGTGATCTCCCCCTCGCCTTCGACCACGCAAAGATCCCGGCAGACGGCATCCGATAGAAAAAGACAGGCGCCTGCACCTCATAGAACGCTTCTCTTGCCGTACCTTCCGCTATAGATGCCCCCGGTGGCTGGTTTCGGGGAGCCCTCAGCTACACGAGGGCCTTGACGGCCTGCTCGATGCGGTCGATCCCCTTCTCGATGTTCTTCATGGACGTGGCGTAGGAGAGACGTTGGCACGCGTCGTCGCCGAACGCGATCCCCGGGACCGCCGCCACCTTGTGATCGTCGAGCAGGTACGCCGACAGGGCGGAGGAGCCGTCGATCACCTTGCCCGCGGGCGTCTTCTTCCCGTAGCACCCGGAGAAGTTCGGGAAGACGTAGAACGCACCTTGCGGGAGCAGGCACGACACGCCCGGCATCTTGTTGAGCCGGTCGGTGATGTAGCGGCGCCGCCGGTCGAACTCGGCGACCCACACCTTCTGAAAGTCCTGCGGGCCGTTCAGCGCCTCTACGGACGCCTTGTCACAGAACGACACGGGGTTGCTCGTGCTCTGGCTCTGGATGTTGTTCATTGCAGCGACGAGATCCTTGTCCGCCGCGACATACCCGATCCGCCACCCGGTCATCGAGTGCGACTTGGAAAGGCCGTTCACGAGGATAGTCCGCTTCTTCACCTCTTCGCCCAGGGAG is a window encoding:
- the coaBC gene encoding bifunctional phosphopantothenoylcysteine decarboxylase/phosphopantothenate--cysteine ligase CoaBC, which translates into the protein MTTLSGKEIVLGITGGIAAYKGCEIVRALRKEGAGIRVILTASGARFITPLSLQTLSRNPVYTDLFDLITESEIGHISLAQRANLLMIAPATANILGKIRAGIADDMLSTVVMATAAPVLLAPAMNSQMYASPAVRENVEVLRERGFTFVEPDEGELACGTVGPGRLADTEKIVEMARILLAEKILAGTRVVVGAGPTAEDIDPVRFLTNRSSGKMGFAMAVAARRFGADVTLVAGPTRLPDPPFMRTVRVRSAKEMMGAVADAAETADAVVMAAAVADFRPESAAPQKIKKETFDGRISLVPTEDILASLGRSGKNRVLIGFAAETNDLAGNAVDKLHRKNLDAIVANDVSRSDIGFESDSNEVRVYFSDGTALDLAMAAKDAIASAVWRAVCRKFLPA
- a CDS encoding MBL fold metallo-hydrolase; amino-acid sequence: MTDARPLRVLAMEVGPLAENTYIVGHVASGTAVVIDPGDEADEILGQLAGRGWTLDKILLTHGHFDHVGAVAALKERTGASVHIHPDDVEQMRTAGRQGAMFGLHVPAPPPPDVLVREGDTVSLGDAAFRVLHTPGHTPGHVTYLCGNLAFVGDLIFEGSIGRTDLPGGSLDELLRAVREKIFTLPGETILFPGHGPATTVGDEMRGNPFFRGEDAGG
- a CDS encoding sugar phosphate nucleotidyltransferase, whose translation is MKAVVMAGGFGTRLRPLTEKLPKPMAHVANRPMMEHVVRLLAAEGIDDLEVLLHFYPEKISSFFGDGTPWRVRMNYVNAEADYGTAGAVKNAEKRLSGTFMVISADIITDFDLSKAIDFHKERGAALTIVLTRVPNPLQYGIVITEEDGRIVRFLEKPTWGEVFSDTINTGIYIVEPEVLDLIPPKKNWDFSKNLFPAMLARGDRLLGYVAEGYWKDVGNLDEYLNVHLDLLAGKVKIAFEGEKAGERSVWIGEGSKVDYTAELSNVLLGKKCVVGSGVTMSNVVVGDGCVIEDGAVLQSSVMWERVSVGKGARIFENIVGSDVVVGRGAFLAERAVISDHCVIGTEAVVKPNVKVWPHKVVEDGAVLSSSLIWGEKWARSLFGAYGIVGLANIEISPEFAAKVGAAYAATFGRKVVLSTSRDSHKASRMINRSIMTGMLSVGVDVHDYGVTPLPVVRFLSRSHGEERGGVHTRKSPFNASFLDLKFFDDSGLDLPMGLEKSIENMFFREDFVRADIEETGGITFPVGGFDLYIDGFTKSVDARAIKERNYNIVLDYSYGSAAVIFPRILGQLGVETVALNAILDPSRITRSQEEFDKGMGHLSAISRSLSADLGAMLDTGGEKIFLIDEKGDILSDATALQVVCLLACRQAGQGLVGVPVTASRNVEKIAARFGMDVVRTRTLPRSLMETAATEGVAFAGDGAGGFVFPRFQPAFDGMFAIVKIMELLAAEGRGLSDLLRDIPPTVLMQRKIPCAWENKGSLMRMLTGHAKGKPAQFIDGVKVFEGEDWALVYPSQDEAYFHLVVESGDARTAERLASEYTDLFASWGKNL
- a CDS encoding LysE family transporter; amino-acid sequence: MDFGHPAAIFVSSFIIGLSGAMMPGPLLAVTIRHASVRGFSAAPLLVLGHAILEAALVCLLLFGLMEWIRGDAAIIAIALLGSAMLLRMAAGMAMEVRTLRFDPAAGGSLERPNDGKGSGGVRPVIDGIVTSASNPYWSLWWATIGLGYLMLSRGQGWRGVLAFFIGHILSDAAWYLFVGGAVSAGRGWFTDRIYRGVVGACAVFLVFFALTFGYFGVSRLVRIL
- a CDS encoding NUDIX hydrolase, whose amino-acid sequence is MEGRNPLPTADVVIEVGDRVVLVRRKYPPPGWAIPGGFVEVGETVESTAVREALEETGLRVTLTALLGVYSDPTRDPRHHTISTVYVGRAEGAPEGGDDAAEARLFGEGDLPSPLAFDHAKILADYFRYKKTGRRPL
- a CDS encoding glycosyltransferase family 9 protein, with protein sequence MEKPAAGMPIDGGHGENILLIRLKSLGDILFVLPALNLMRDNFPHARITFLVSSEYVPLLRGFSAIDSVIPIDRAIYRRKKIRAIWSTTLELVRRLRREKITLVVDFQGYGETAWLTWLTGARRRWGYVYRPGSAWAYTRGVEFPEKLHPVHRNLSLATRCGVSPKPIRNEFLLTEAELRPARWFFQEHGLDPARPTLFIQPFTSTLEKNWPLEKFLSLAGHWRQREAQVIFGGGPMERESLRPVREAGFPVAAGAPLLAMAGLMKLCTLVIGGDTGLIHLAVAMGKRVYMLTHSDDHVFPYGHPEWVVEASPEAGVADIEVSRVVEASEAVLREHLAGARAFAVSGCPGAML